In Quercus robur chromosome 11, dhQueRobu3.1, whole genome shotgun sequence, the following proteins share a genomic window:
- the LOC126706446 gene encoding uncharacterized protein LOC126706446 isoform X4, protein MNLLCRLKRSNYFELMTVDMESRFAWLTLFLLLLFANTIESRKDPGQYWTSVMKDQPMPKAIQGLVHLDSSPSKLSKNDNCHTSEGAIGKDQGEKPYVKDFEPRPSVTVYVNDVGLETKNFVKDFEPRPSVSAYNNDVGLKTQKKFVKDFEPRPSITAYVNDVGLETKNNFAKDFEPRPSVTAYINDVGLKNQNKFVKDFEPRPSVTTYVNDVGLEIKKKFVNDFEPRPSVTAYVNDVGLETKKNFVKDFEPRPSVTTYINDVSPETNNFVKDFEPRPSVTTYVNDVGLETKKKFVNDFEPRPSVTAYVNVVDPETKKKFVNDFEQRPNISACNDDDVGSKDEKPFVEDFEPRPIASVYSE, encoded by the exons ATGAATCTTCTATGCAGATTAAAAAGAAGCAACTACTTTGAATTAATGACAGTAGACATGGAATCTCGTTTTGCATGGCTGACTCTCTTCTTACTTCTCTTG TTTGCAAAtaccatagaatcaagaaaggaTCCAGGACAATATTGGACTAGTGTCATGAAAGATCAACCAATGCCAAAAGCAATTCAAGGCCTTGTTCATTTGGATTCATCGCCATCTAAGCTTAGCAAGAATGACAATTGCCACACATCTGAGGGGGCAATAGGCAAGGACCAAGGTGAGAAACCTTATGTTAAAGATTTTGAGCCGAGACCTAGTGTCACGGTTTATGTTAATGATGTTGGTCTTGAAACAAAGAATTTTGTTAAGGATTTTGAGCCAAGACCTAGTGTTTCAGCTTATAATAATGATGTTGGTCTGAAGACACAAAAGAAATTTGTCAAGGATTTTGAGCCAAGACCTAGTATCACAGCTTATGTTAATGATGTTGGCCTTGAAACAAAGAATAATTTTGCTAAGGATTTTGAGCCAAGAC CTAGTGTCACAGCTTATATTAATGATGTTGGTCTTAAGAATCAGAATAAATTTGTTAAGGATTTTGAGCCGAGACCTAGTGTCACAACTTATGTTAATGATGTTGGTCttgaaataaagaagaaatttgTTAATGATTTTGAGCCGAGACCTAGTGTTACAGCTTATGTTAATGATGTTGGTCTTGAAACAAAGAAGAATTTTGTTAAGGATTTTGAGCCCAGACCTAGTGTCACAACTTATATTAATGATGTTAGTCCTGaaacaaataattttgttaagGATTTTGAGCCAAGACCTAGTGTCACAACTTATGTTAATGATGTTGGTCttgaaacaaagaagaaatttGTTAATGATTTTGAGCCGAGACCTAGTGTTACAGCTTATGTCAATGTTGTTGATCctgaaacaaagaagaaatttGTTAATGATTTTGAGCAAAGACCCAATATCTCAGCTtgcaatgatgatgatgttggtTCTAAGGATGAGAAGCCATTTGTGGAAGACTTTGAGCCAAGACCAATTGCTTCTGTTTATAGTGAGTGA
- the LOC126706446 gene encoding organ-specific protein S2-like isoform X15, translating into MNLLCRLKRSNYFELMTVDMESRFAWLTLFLLLLFANTIESRKDPGQYWTSVMKDQPMPKAIQGLVHLDSSPSKLSKNDNCHTSEGAIGKDQGEKPYVKDFEPRPSVTVYVNDVGLETKNFVKDFEPRPSVSAYNNDVGLKTQKKFVKDFEPRPSITAYVNDVGLETKNNFAKDFEPRPSVTAYINDVGLKNQNKFVKDFEPRPSVTAYVNDVGLETKKNFVKDFEPRPSVTTYINDVSPETNNFVKDFEPRPSVTTYVNDVGLETKKKFVNDFEPRPSVTAYVNVVDPETKKKFVNDFEQRPNISACNDDDVGSKDEKPFVEDFEPRPIASVYSE; encoded by the exons ATGAATCTTCTATGCAGATTAAAAAGAAGCAACTACTTTGAATTAATGACAGTAGACATGGAATCTCGTTTTGCATGGCTGACTCTCTTCTTACTTCTCTTG TTTGCAAAtaccatagaatcaagaaaggaTCCAGGACAATATTGGACTAGTGTCATGAAAGATCAACCAATGCCAAAAGCAATTCAAGGCCTTGTTCATTTGGATTCATCGCCATCTAAGCTTAGCAAGAATGACAATTGCCACACATCTGAGGGGGCAATAGGCAAGGACCAAGGTGAGAAACCTTATGTTAAAGATTTTGAGCCGAGACCTAGTGTCACGGTTTATGTTAATGATGTTGGTCTTGAAACAAAGAATTTTGTTAAGGATTTTGAGCCAAGACCTAGTGTTTCAGCTTATAATAATGATGTTGGTCTGAAGACACAAAAGAAATTTGTCAAGGATTTTGAGCCAAGACCTAGTATCACAGCTTATGTTAATGATGTTGGCCTTGAAACAAAGAATAATTTTGCTAAGGATTTTGAGCCAAGAC CTAGTGTCACAGCTTATATTAATGATGTTGGTCTTAAGAATCAGAATAAATTTGTTAAGGATTTTGAGCCGAGAC CTAGTGTTACAGCTTATGTTAATGATGTTGGTCTTGAAACAAAGAAGAATTTTGTTAAGGATTTTGAGCCCAGACCTAGTGTCACAACTTATATTAATGATGTTAGTCCTGaaacaaataattttgttaagGATTTTGAGCCAAGACCTAGTGTCACAACTTATGTTAATGATGTTGGTCttgaaacaaagaagaaatttGTTAATGATTTTGAGCCGAGACCTAGTGTTACAGCTTATGTCAATGTTGTTGATCctgaaacaaagaagaaatttGTTAATGATTTTGAGCAAAGACCCAATATCTCAGCTtgcaatgatgatgatgttggtTCTAAGGATGAGAAGCCATTTGTGGAAGACTTTGAGCCAAGACCAATTGCTTCTGTTTATAGTGAGTGA
- the LOC126706446 gene encoding organ-specific protein S2-like isoform X12, with the protein MNLLCRLKRSNYFELMTVDMESRFAWLTLFLLLLFANTIESRKDPGQYWTSVMKDQPMPKAIQGLVHLDSSPSKLSKNDNCHTSEGAIGKDQGEKPYVKDFEPRPSVTVYVNDVGLETKNFVKDFEPRPSVSAYNNDVGLKTQKKFVKDFEPRPSITAYVNDVGLETKNNFAKDFEPRPSVTTYVNDVGLEIKKKFVNDFEPRPSVTAYVNDVGLETKKNFVKDFEPRPSVTTYINDVSPETNNFVKDFEPRPSVTTYVNDVGLETKKKFVNDFEPRPSVTAYVNVVDPETKKKFVNDFEQRPNISACNDDDVGSKDEKPFVEDFEPRPIASVYSE; encoded by the exons ATGAATCTTCTATGCAGATTAAAAAGAAGCAACTACTTTGAATTAATGACAGTAGACATGGAATCTCGTTTTGCATGGCTGACTCTCTTCTTACTTCTCTTG TTTGCAAAtaccatagaatcaagaaaggaTCCAGGACAATATTGGACTAGTGTCATGAAAGATCAACCAATGCCAAAAGCAATTCAAGGCCTTGTTCATTTGGATTCATCGCCATCTAAGCTTAGCAAGAATGACAATTGCCACACATCTGAGGGGGCAATAGGCAAGGACCAAGGTGAGAAACCTTATGTTAAAGATTTTGAGCCGAGACCTAGTGTCACGGTTTATGTTAATGATGTTGGTCTTGAAACAAAGAATTTTGTTAAGGATTTTGAGCCAAGACCTAGTGTTTCAGCTTATAATAATGATGTTGGTCTGAAGACACAAAAGAAATTTGTCAAGGATTTTGAGCCAAGACCTAGTATCACAGCTTATGTTAATGATGTTGGCCTTGAAACAAAGAATAATTTTGCTAAGGATTTTGAGCCAAGAC CTAGTGTCACAACTTATGTTAATGATGTTGGTCttgaaataaagaagaaatttgTTAATGATTTTGAGCCGAGACCTAGTGTTACAGCTTATGTTAATGATGTTGGTCTTGAAACAAAGAAGAATTTTGTTAAGGATTTTGAGCCCAGACCTAGTGTCACAACTTATATTAATGATGTTAGTCCTGaaacaaataattttgttaagGATTTTGAGCCAAGACCTAGTGTCACAACTTATGTTAATGATGTTGGTCttgaaacaaagaagaaatttGTTAATGATTTTGAGCCGAGACCTAGTGTTACAGCTTATGTCAATGTTGTTGATCctgaaacaaagaagaaatttGTTAATGATTTTGAGCAAAGACCCAATATCTCAGCTtgcaatgatgatgatgttggtTCTAAGGATGAGAAGCCATTTGTGGAAGACTTTGAGCCAAGACCAATTGCTTCTGTTTATAGTGAGTGA
- the LOC126706446 gene encoding organ-specific protein S2-like isoform X11 — MNLLCRLKRSNYFELMTVDMESRFAWLTLFLLLLFANTIESRKDPGQYWTSVMKDQPMPKAIQGLVHLDSSPSKLSKNDNCHTSEGAIGKDQGEKPYVKDFEPRPSVTVYVNDVGLETKNFVKDFEPRPSVSAYNNDVGLKTQKKFVKDFEPRPSVTAYINDVGLKNQNKFVKDFEPRPSVTTYVNDVGLEIKKKFVNDFEPRPSVTAYVNDVGLETKKNFVKDFEPRPSVTTYINDVSPETNNFVKDFEPRPSVTTYVNDVGLETKKKFVNDFEPRPSVTAYVNVVDPETKKKFVNDFEQRPNISACNDDDVGSKDEKPFVEDFEPRPIASVYSE; from the exons ATGAATCTTCTATGCAGATTAAAAAGAAGCAACTACTTTGAATTAATGACAGTAGACATGGAATCTCGTTTTGCATGGCTGACTCTCTTCTTACTTCTCTTG TTTGCAAAtaccatagaatcaagaaaggaTCCAGGACAATATTGGACTAGTGTCATGAAAGATCAACCAATGCCAAAAGCAATTCAAGGCCTTGTTCATTTGGATTCATCGCCATCTAAGCTTAGCAAGAATGACAATTGCCACACATCTGAGGGGGCAATAGGCAAGGACCAAGGTGAGAAACCTTATGTTAAAGATTTTGAGCCGAGACCTAGTGTCACGGTTTATGTTAATGATGTTGGTCTTGAAACAAAGAATTTTGTTAAGGATTTTGAGCCAAGACCTAGTGTTTCAGCTTATAATAATGATGTTGGTCTGAAGACACAAAAGAAATTTGTCAAGGATTTTGAGCCAAGAC CTAGTGTCACAGCTTATATTAATGATGTTGGTCTTAAGAATCAGAATAAATTTGTTAAGGATTTTGAGCCGAGACCTAGTGTCACAACTTATGTTAATGATGTTGGTCttgaaataaagaagaaatttgTTAATGATTTTGAGCCGAGACCTAGTGTTACAGCTTATGTTAATGATGTTGGTCTTGAAACAAAGAAGAATTTTGTTAAGGATTTTGAGCCCAGACCTAGTGTCACAACTTATATTAATGATGTTAGTCCTGaaacaaataattttgttaagGATTTTGAGCCAAGACCTAGTGTCACAACTTATGTTAATGATGTTGGTCttgaaacaaagaagaaatttGTTAATGATTTTGAGCCGAGACCTAGTGTTACAGCTTATGTCAATGTTGTTGATCctgaaacaaagaagaaatttGTTAATGATTTTGAGCAAAGACCCAATATCTCAGCTtgcaatgatgatgatgttggtTCTAAGGATGAGAAGCCATTTGTGGAAGACTTTGAGCCAAGACCAATTGCTTCTGTTTATAGTGAGTGA
- the LOC126706446 gene encoding organ-specific protein S2-like isoform X13 produces MNLLCRLKRSNYFELMTVDMESRFAWLTLFLLLLFANTIESRKDPGQYWTSVMKDQPMPKAIQGLVHLDSSPSKLSKNDNCHTSEGAIGKDQGEKPYVKDFEPRPSVTVYVNDVGLETKNFVKDFEPRPSITAYVNDVGLETKNNFAKDFEPRPSVTAYINDVGLKNQNKFVKDFEPRPSVTTYVNDVGLEIKKKFVNDFEPRPSVTAYVNDVGLETKKNFVKDFEPRPSVTTYINDVSPETNNFVKDFEPRPSVTTYVNDVGLETKKKFVNDFEPRPSVTAYVNVVDPETKKKFVNDFEQRPNISACNDDDVGSKDEKPFVEDFEPRPIASVYSE; encoded by the exons ATGAATCTTCTATGCAGATTAAAAAGAAGCAACTACTTTGAATTAATGACAGTAGACATGGAATCTCGTTTTGCATGGCTGACTCTCTTCTTACTTCTCTTG TTTGCAAAtaccatagaatcaagaaaggaTCCAGGACAATATTGGACTAGTGTCATGAAAGATCAACCAATGCCAAAAGCAATTCAAGGCCTTGTTCATTTGGATTCATCGCCATCTAAGCTTAGCAAGAATGACAATTGCCACACATCTGAGGGGGCAATAGGCAAGGACCAAGGTGAGAAACCTTATGTTAAAGATTTTGAGCCGAGACCTAGTGTCACGGTTTATGTTAATGATGTTGGTCTTGAAACAAAGAATTTTGTTAAGGATTTTGAGCCAAGAC CTAGTATCACAGCTTATGTTAATGATGTTGGCCTTGAAACAAAGAATAATTTTGCTAAGGATTTTGAGCCAAGAC CTAGTGTCACAGCTTATATTAATGATGTTGGTCTTAAGAATCAGAATAAATTTGTTAAGGATTTTGAGCCGAGACCTAGTGTCACAACTTATGTTAATGATGTTGGTCttgaaataaagaagaaatttgTTAATGATTTTGAGCCGAGACCTAGTGTTACAGCTTATGTTAATGATGTTGGTCTTGAAACAAAGAAGAATTTTGTTAAGGATTTTGAGCCCAGACCTAGTGTCACAACTTATATTAATGATGTTAGTCCTGaaacaaataattttgttaagGATTTTGAGCCAAGACCTAGTGTCACAACTTATGTTAATGATGTTGGTCttgaaacaaagaagaaatttGTTAATGATTTTGAGCCGAGACCTAGTGTTACAGCTTATGTCAATGTTGTTGATCctgaaacaaagaagaaatttGTTAATGATTTTGAGCAAAGACCCAATATCTCAGCTtgcaatgatgatgatgttggtTCTAAGGATGAGAAGCCATTTGTGGAAGACTTTGAGCCAAGACCAATTGCTTCTGTTTATAGTGAGTGA
- the LOC126706446 gene encoding organ-specific protein S2-like isoform X20, which produces MNLLCRLKRSNYFELMTVDMESRFAWLTLFLLLLFANTIESRKDPGQYWTSVMKDQPMPKAIQGLVHLDSSPSKLSKNDNCHTSEGAIGKDQGEKPYVKDFEPRPSVTVYVNDVGLETKNFVKDFEPRPSVTAYINDVGLKNQNKFVKDFEPRPSVTTYVNDVGLEIKKKFVNDFEPRPSVTAYVNDVGLETKKNFVKDFEPRPSVTTYINDVSPETNNFVKDFEPRPSVTTYVNDVGLETKKKFVNDFEPRPSVTAYVNVVDPETKKKFVNDFEQRPNISACNDDDVGSKDEKPFVEDFEPRPIASVYSE; this is translated from the exons ATGAATCTTCTATGCAGATTAAAAAGAAGCAACTACTTTGAATTAATGACAGTAGACATGGAATCTCGTTTTGCATGGCTGACTCTCTTCTTACTTCTCTTG TTTGCAAAtaccatagaatcaagaaaggaTCCAGGACAATATTGGACTAGTGTCATGAAAGATCAACCAATGCCAAAAGCAATTCAAGGCCTTGTTCATTTGGATTCATCGCCATCTAAGCTTAGCAAGAATGACAATTGCCACACATCTGAGGGGGCAATAGGCAAGGACCAAGGTGAGAAACCTTATGTTAAAGATTTTGAGCCGAGACCTAGTGTCACGGTTTATGTTAATGATGTTGGTCTTGAAACAAAGAATTTTGTTAAGGATTTTGAGCCAAGAC CTAGTGTCACAGCTTATATTAATGATGTTGGTCTTAAGAATCAGAATAAATTTGTTAAGGATTTTGAGCCGAGACCTAGTGTCACAACTTATGTTAATGATGTTGGTCttgaaataaagaagaaatttgTTAATGATTTTGAGCCGAGACCTAGTGTTACAGCTTATGTTAATGATGTTGGTCTTGAAACAAAGAAGAATTTTGTTAAGGATTTTGAGCCCAGACCTAGTGTCACAACTTATATTAATGATGTTAGTCCTGaaacaaataattttgttaagGATTTTGAGCCAAGACCTAGTGTCACAACTTATGTTAATGATGTTGGTCttgaaacaaagaagaaatttGTTAATGATTTTGAGCCGAGACCTAGTGTTACAGCTTATGTCAATGTTGTTGATCctgaaacaaagaagaaatttGTTAATGATTTTGAGCAAAGACCCAATATCTCAGCTtgcaatgatgatgatgttggtTCTAAGGATGAGAAGCCATTTGTGGAAGACTTTGAGCCAAGACCAATTGCTTCTGTTTATAGTGAGTGA
- the LOC126706446 gene encoding organ-specific protein S2-like isoform X19, whose product MNLLCRLKRSNYFELMTVDMESRFAWLTLFLLLLFANTIESRKDPGQYWTSVMKDQPMPKAIQGLVHLDSSPSKLSKNDNCHTSEGAIGKDQGEKPYVKDFEPRPSVTVYVNDVGLETKNFVKDFEPRPSVSAYNNDVGLKTQKKFVKDFEPRPSITAYVNDVGLETKNNFAKDFEPRPSLTAYVNDVGLETKNNFVKDFEPRPSVTTYVNDVGLEIKKKFVNDFEPRPSVTTYVNDVGLETKKKFVNDFEPRPSVTAYVNVVDPETKKKFVNDFEQRPNISACNDDDVGSKDEKPFVEDFEPRPIASVYSE is encoded by the exons ATGAATCTTCTATGCAGATTAAAAAGAAGCAACTACTTTGAATTAATGACAGTAGACATGGAATCTCGTTTTGCATGGCTGACTCTCTTCTTACTTCTCTTG TTTGCAAAtaccatagaatcaagaaaggaTCCAGGACAATATTGGACTAGTGTCATGAAAGATCAACCAATGCCAAAAGCAATTCAAGGCCTTGTTCATTTGGATTCATCGCCATCTAAGCTTAGCAAGAATGACAATTGCCACACATCTGAGGGGGCAATAGGCAAGGACCAAGGTGAGAAACCTTATGTTAAAGATTTTGAGCCGAGACCTAGTGTCACGGTTTATGTTAATGATGTTGGTCTTGAAACAAAGAATTTTGTTAAGGATTTTGAGCCAAGACCTAGTGTTTCAGCTTATAATAATGATGTTGGTCTGAAGACACAAAAGAAATTTGTCAAGGATTTTGAGCCAAGACCTAGTATCACAGCTTATGTTAATGATGTTGGCCTTGAAACAAAGAATAATTTTGCTAAGGATTTTGAGCCAAGACCTAGTCTCACAGCTTATGTTAATGATGTTGGTCTTGAAACAAAGAATAATTTTGTTAAGGATTTTGAGCCCAGAC CTAGTGTCACAACTTATGTTAATGATGTTGGTCttgaaataaagaagaaatttgTTAATGATTTTGAGCCGAGAC CTAGTGTCACAACTTATGTTAATGATGTTGGTCttgaaacaaagaagaaatttGTTAATGATTTTGAGCCGAGACCTAGTGTTACAGCTTATGTCAATGTTGTTGATCctgaaacaaagaagaaatttGTTAATGATTTTGAGCAAAGACCCAATATCTCAGCTtgcaatgatgatgatgttggtTCTAAGGATGAGAAGCCATTTGTGGAAGACTTTGAGCCAAGACCAATTGCTTCTGTTTATAGTGAGTGA
- the LOC126706446 gene encoding organ-specific protein S2-like isoform X17, giving the protein MNLLCRLKRSNYFELMTVDMESRFAWLTLFLLLLFANTIESRKDPGQYWTSVMKDQPMPKAIQGLVHLDSSPSKLSKNDNCHTSEGAIGKDQGEKPYVKDFEPRPSVTVYVNDVGLETKNFVKDFEPRPSVSAYNNDVGLKTQKKFVKDFEPRPSITAYVNDVGLETKNNFAKDFEPRPSLTAYVNDVGLETKNNFVKDFEPRPSVTAYINDVGLKNQNKFVKDFEPRPSVTTYVNDVGLETKKKFVNDFEPRPSVTAYVNVVDPETKKKFVNDFEQRPNISACNDDDVGSKDEKPFVEDFEPRPIASVYSE; this is encoded by the exons ATGAATCTTCTATGCAGATTAAAAAGAAGCAACTACTTTGAATTAATGACAGTAGACATGGAATCTCGTTTTGCATGGCTGACTCTCTTCTTACTTCTCTTG TTTGCAAAtaccatagaatcaagaaaggaTCCAGGACAATATTGGACTAGTGTCATGAAAGATCAACCAATGCCAAAAGCAATTCAAGGCCTTGTTCATTTGGATTCATCGCCATCTAAGCTTAGCAAGAATGACAATTGCCACACATCTGAGGGGGCAATAGGCAAGGACCAAGGTGAGAAACCTTATGTTAAAGATTTTGAGCCGAGACCTAGTGTCACGGTTTATGTTAATGATGTTGGTCTTGAAACAAAGAATTTTGTTAAGGATTTTGAGCCAAGACCTAGTGTTTCAGCTTATAATAATGATGTTGGTCTGAAGACACAAAAGAAATTTGTCAAGGATTTTGAGCCAAGACCTAGTATCACAGCTTATGTTAATGATGTTGGCCTTGAAACAAAGAATAATTTTGCTAAGGATTTTGAGCCAAGACCTAGTCTCACAGCTTATGTTAATGATGTTGGTCTTGAAACAAAGAATAATTTTGTTAAGGATTTTGAGCCCAGACCTAGTGTCACAGCTTATATTAATGATGTTGGTCTTAAGAATCAGAATAAATTTGTTAAGGATTTTGAGCCGAGAC CTAGTGTCACAACTTATGTTAATGATGTTGGTCttgaaacaaagaagaaatttGTTAATGATTTTGAGCCGAGACCTAGTGTTACAGCTTATGTCAATGTTGTTGATCctgaaacaaagaagaaatttGTTAATGATTTTGAGCAAAGACCCAATATCTCAGCTtgcaatgatgatgatgttggtTCTAAGGATGAGAAGCCATTTGTGGAAGACTTTGAGCCAAGACCAATTGCTTCTGTTTATAGTGAGTGA
- the LOC126706446 gene encoding organ-specific protein S2-like isoform X16, which yields MNLLCRLKRSNYFELMTVDMESRFAWLTLFLLLLFANTIESRKDPGQYWTSVMKDQPMPKAIQGLVHLDSSPSKLSKNDNCHTSEGAIGKDQGEKPYVKDFEPRPSVTVYVNDVGLETKNFVKDFEPRPSVSAYNNDVGLKTQKKFVKDFEPRPSITAYVNDVGLETKNNFAKDFEPRPSLTAYVNDVGLETKNNFVKDFEPRPSVTAYVNDVGLETKKNFVKDFEPRPSVTTYINDVSPETNNFVKDFEPRPSVTTYVNDVGLETKKKFVNDFEPRPSVTAYVNVVDPETKKKFVNDFEQRPNISACNDDDVGSKDEKPFVEDFEPRPIASVYSE from the exons ATGAATCTTCTATGCAGATTAAAAAGAAGCAACTACTTTGAATTAATGACAGTAGACATGGAATCTCGTTTTGCATGGCTGACTCTCTTCTTACTTCTCTTG TTTGCAAAtaccatagaatcaagaaaggaTCCAGGACAATATTGGACTAGTGTCATGAAAGATCAACCAATGCCAAAAGCAATTCAAGGCCTTGTTCATTTGGATTCATCGCCATCTAAGCTTAGCAAGAATGACAATTGCCACACATCTGAGGGGGCAATAGGCAAGGACCAAGGTGAGAAACCTTATGTTAAAGATTTTGAGCCGAGACCTAGTGTCACGGTTTATGTTAATGATGTTGGTCTTGAAACAAAGAATTTTGTTAAGGATTTTGAGCCAAGACCTAGTGTTTCAGCTTATAATAATGATGTTGGTCTGAAGACACAAAAGAAATTTGTCAAGGATTTTGAGCCAAGACCTAGTATCACAGCTTATGTTAATGATGTTGGCCTTGAAACAAAGAATAATTTTGCTAAGGATTTTGAGCCAAGACCTAGTCTCACAGCTTATGTTAATGATGTTGGTCTTGAAACAAAGAATAATTTTGTTAAGGATTTTGAGCCCAGAC CTAGTGTTACAGCTTATGTTAATGATGTTGGTCTTGAAACAAAGAAGAATTTTGTTAAGGATTTTGAGCCCAGACCTAGTGTCACAACTTATATTAATGATGTTAGTCCTGaaacaaataattttgttaagGATTTTGAGCCAAGACCTAGTGTCACAACTTATGTTAATGATGTTGGTCttgaaacaaagaagaaatttGTTAATGATTTTGAGCCGAGACCTAGTGTTACAGCTTATGTCAATGTTGTTGATCctgaaacaaagaagaaatttGTTAATGATTTTGAGCAAAGACCCAATATCTCAGCTtgcaatgatgatgatgttggtTCTAAGGATGAGAAGCCATTTGTGGAAGACTTTGAGCCAAGACCAATTGCTTCTGTTTATAGTGAGTGA
- the LOC126706446 gene encoding organ-specific protein S2-like isoform X18: MNLLCRLKRSNYFELMTVDMESRFAWLTLFLLLLFANTIESRKDPGQYWTSVMKDQPMPKAIQGLVHLDSSPSKLSKNDNCHTSEGAIGKDQGEKPYVKDFEPRPSVTVYVNDVGLETKNFVKDFEPRPSVSAYNNDVGLKTQKKFVKDFEPRPSITAYVNDVGLETKNNFAKDFEPRPSLTAYVNDVGLETKNNFVKDFEPRPSVTAYVNDVGLETKKNFVKDFEPRPSVTTYVNDVGLETKKKFVNDFEPRPSVTAYVNVVDPETKKKFVNDFEQRPNISACNDDDVGSKDEKPFVEDFEPRPIASVYSE; encoded by the exons ATGAATCTTCTATGCAGATTAAAAAGAAGCAACTACTTTGAATTAATGACAGTAGACATGGAATCTCGTTTTGCATGGCTGACTCTCTTCTTACTTCTCTTG TTTGCAAAtaccatagaatcaagaaaggaTCCAGGACAATATTGGACTAGTGTCATGAAAGATCAACCAATGCCAAAAGCAATTCAAGGCCTTGTTCATTTGGATTCATCGCCATCTAAGCTTAGCAAGAATGACAATTGCCACACATCTGAGGGGGCAATAGGCAAGGACCAAGGTGAGAAACCTTATGTTAAAGATTTTGAGCCGAGACCTAGTGTCACGGTTTATGTTAATGATGTTGGTCTTGAAACAAAGAATTTTGTTAAGGATTTTGAGCCAAGACCTAGTGTTTCAGCTTATAATAATGATGTTGGTCTGAAGACACAAAAGAAATTTGTCAAGGATTTTGAGCCAAGACCTAGTATCACAGCTTATGTTAATGATGTTGGCCTTGAAACAAAGAATAATTTTGCTAAGGATTTTGAGCCAAGACCTAGTCTCACAGCTTATGTTAATGATGTTGGTCTTGAAACAAAGAATAATTTTGTTAAGGATTTTGAGCCCAGAC CTAGTGTTACAGCTTATGTTAATGATGTTGGTCTTGAAACAAAGAAGAATTTTGTTAAGGATTTTGAGCCCAGAC CTAGTGTCACAACTTATGTTAATGATGTTGGTCttgaaacaaagaagaaatttGTTAATGATTTTGAGCCGAGACCTAGTGTTACAGCTTATGTCAATGTTGTTGATCctgaaacaaagaagaaatttGTTAATGATTTTGAGCAAAGACCCAATATCTCAGCTtgcaatgatgatgatgttggtTCTAAGGATGAGAAGCCATTTGTGGAAGACTTTGAGCCAAGACCAATTGCTTCTGTTTATAGTGAGTGA